Proteins encoded within one genomic window of Streptomyces sp. NBC_00523:
- a CDS encoding WhiB family transcriptional regulator — protein sequence MLINTATDPAFSWQETALCAQAGPEFFFPAPGSSTREAKQLCNACEGRQACLEYALDNDERFGVWGGLSEKERERLRRVGRERA from the coding sequence ATGCTGATCAACACCGCGACCGACCCCGCCTTCTCCTGGCAGGAAACAGCACTGTGCGCCCAGGCGGGCCCCGAGTTCTTCTTCCCGGCCCCCGGCAGCTCCACCCGTGAGGCCAAGCAGCTCTGCAACGCCTGCGAGGGACGGCAGGCGTGCCTGGAGTACGCCCTCGACAACGACGAGCGCTTCGGCGTGTGGGGCGGCCTGTCCGAGAAGGAGCGGGAGCGGCTGCGCCGAGTTGGCCGCGAGCGGGCCTGA
- a CDS encoding GMC family oxidoreductase, which yields MSEYDYVVVGAGSAGCVLAARLSEDPTVRVALVESGGPDRKQEIRIPAAFPQLFKTPFDWDFSTVKQPALGGRELFWPRGHTLGGSSSINAMMWVRGHRDDYDAWAASAGPDWGHDAIVPYFRRAERWSGPAVDRTVYGTEGPLHIAPPRSPSPLTADFVTACRDDGLTFLPELNAPDHSGVALTPVNQRRGRRWSAADGYLKPAAKRANLDVLTHTRVRALAFDGDRATGVETESSGTLTARREVILSAGAIGSPHLLLRSGIGDPGELRRAGVEVRAASPDVGRNLQDHLSFAVTLHCPRPVTLTGADAPVNIARYLLTGRGPLSSNLAEAVAFVRSASAPAAPDLELIFAPAPFIDHGLTPPTEHGVTIGVVLLQPESTGRITLDTDHPDPRSALRIDPGYLADGTDLRRMMDGVRHAERLFAHSALAPHTSTPMGHYPGEVDDDRLAEAIRTGAETLYHPVGTCRMGEDPGSVTDPRLRVRGVRGLRVVDASVMPRITRGHTHAPTVAIAEKAAELIRQDARG from the coding sequence TTGAGCGAGTACGACTACGTCGTCGTCGGGGCGGGTTCGGCCGGCTGCGTGCTGGCCGCGCGGCTGTCCGAGGACCCCACCGTGCGGGTCGCGCTGGTCGAGTCGGGCGGACCCGACCGCAAGCAGGAGATCCGGATCCCGGCCGCCTTCCCGCAGTTGTTCAAGACCCCGTTCGACTGGGACTTCAGCACGGTGAAGCAGCCGGCGCTCGGCGGCCGTGAACTGTTCTGGCCGCGCGGCCACACGCTCGGCGGCTCCTCCTCGATCAACGCGATGATGTGGGTACGCGGTCACCGCGACGACTACGACGCGTGGGCGGCGTCCGCCGGGCCGGACTGGGGCCACGACGCGATCGTGCCCTACTTCCGGCGCGCCGAGCGCTGGTCCGGCCCGGCCGTTGACCGCACGGTGTACGGCACCGAGGGCCCGCTGCACATCGCGCCGCCCCGCAGCCCGTCCCCGCTCACCGCCGACTTCGTCACCGCCTGCCGCGACGACGGCCTGACGTTCCTGCCCGAACTGAACGCGCCCGACCACAGCGGGGTCGCCCTCACCCCCGTCAACCAGCGGCGCGGACGGCGCTGGAGCGCGGCCGACGGCTATCTGAAACCGGCCGCCAAGCGCGCCAACCTGGACGTCCTCACGCACACCCGCGTCCGCGCCCTCGCCTTCGACGGCGACCGGGCCACCGGGGTGGAGACCGAGAGCTCCGGCACGCTCACCGCCCGCCGCGAGGTGATCCTCAGCGCCGGCGCCATCGGCTCCCCGCACCTGCTGCTGCGCTCGGGCATCGGCGACCCCGGCGAACTGCGCCGCGCGGGCGTCGAGGTGCGCGCCGCGTCCCCGGACGTCGGCCGCAACCTCCAGGACCACCTGTCCTTCGCGGTCACCCTGCACTGCCCGCGCCCGGTCACCCTGACGGGCGCCGACGCCCCGGTGAACATCGCCCGCTACCTGCTCACCGGGCGCGGACCGCTGAGCTCCAACCTGGCGGAGGCCGTCGCCTTCGTCCGCAGCGCCTCCGCACCGGCCGCGCCGGACCTGGAACTGATCTTCGCCCCGGCCCCGTTCATCGACCACGGGCTGACCCCGCCCACCGAACACGGCGTCACGATCGGCGTGGTCCTCCTCCAGCCCGAGAGCACCGGCCGCATCACCCTGGACACCGACCACCCGGACCCGCGCTCCGCCCTGCGCATCGACCCGGGCTACCTCGCGGACGGCACCGATCTGCGGCGCATGATGGACGGCGTCCGCCACGCCGAACGGCTCTTCGCCCACAGCGCTCTCGCCCCGCACACCTCGACACCCATGGGCCACTACCCGGGGGAGGTGGACGACGACCGCCTGGCCGAGGCGATCCGGACCGGGGCGGAAACCCTCTACCACCCCGTCGGCACCTGCCGGATGGGCGAGGACCCCGGCTCGGTCACCGACCCCCGGCTCCGGGTGCGCGGCGTCCGGGGCCTGCGCGTGGTCGACGCCTCGGTCATGCCGCGCATCACCCGGGGCCACACCCACGCGCCCACGGTCGCCATCGCCGAGAAGGCCGCCGAACTGATCCGGCAGGACGCCCGGGGCTAG
- a CDS encoding chitosanase: MTRFVLIGAPLAIAVALVFNTGGEDAGLPTDSPKAAEASATGPVNPDPFAAADDEERAEMNKRVGRAPAGLAAPEMREIAWELLASAEGSTLKWRTQYATIEDSGDGTGYAAGLVGFCSGTHDMLAFVEAFTKDHPDNPLAPYLPALRKVDGTGSHEGLDPGFTGAWKKAAEDPAFRAAQEEVRDKQYFEPAVRLAKLDGLGALGQFIYFDTMVLQGPGHEADSFYGIRQAALAEADTVAEGGDESAYLDIFLDTARAVMKSKKNQQHDTSRIDTAQRVFLEDENLALEPPLTWKMYGETFRIPS; encoded by the coding sequence GTGACCCGCTTCGTTCTCATCGGTGCGCCGCTGGCGATAGCCGTCGCCCTCGTCTTCAACACCGGCGGCGAGGACGCCGGACTGCCGACGGACTCCCCCAAGGCCGCCGAGGCTTCGGCCACCGGGCCGGTGAACCCGGACCCGTTCGCGGCGGCGGACGACGAGGAGCGCGCGGAGATGAACAAGCGGGTCGGCCGGGCGCCGGCCGGGCTCGCCGCGCCGGAGATGCGCGAGATCGCGTGGGAGCTGCTGGCCAGCGCGGAGGGCTCGACGCTGAAGTGGCGCACCCAGTACGCGACGATCGAGGACAGCGGCGACGGCACCGGTTACGCGGCCGGGCTCGTCGGTTTCTGCTCCGGTACGCACGACATGCTGGCGTTCGTGGAGGCGTTCACGAAGGACCACCCGGACAACCCGCTCGCCCCGTATCTGCCCGCGCTGCGCAAGGTCGACGGGACCGGTTCGCACGAGGGCCTGGACCCGGGGTTCACGGGTGCGTGGAAGAAGGCGGCCGAGGACCCGGCGTTCCGCGCGGCGCAGGAGGAGGTCCGCGACAAGCAGTACTTCGAGCCCGCGGTACGCCTGGCGAAGCTGGACGGGCTCGGCGCGCTGGGCCAGTTCATCTACTTCGACACCATGGTGCTCCAGGGGCCGGGGCACGAGGCGGATTCCTTCTACGGCATCCGGCAGGCGGCGCTGGCCGAGGCGGACACGGTCGCGGAGGGCGGAGACGAGTCGGCGTACCTGGACATCTTCCTGGACACGGCGCGCGCCGTGATGAAGTCGAAGAAGAACCAGCAGCACGACACCTCGCGCATCGACACCGCGCAGCGCGTCTTCCTGGAGGACGAGAACCTGGCCCTGGAGCCGCCGCTGACCTGGAAGATGTACGGGGAGACGTTCCGTATCCCGTCGTGA